One Lytechinus variegatus isolate NC3 chromosome 14, Lvar_3.0, whole genome shotgun sequence genomic region harbors:
- the LOC121427502 gene encoding uncharacterized protein LOC121427502: MEEYVDEEMLKGYAKDGQIDSPDKEGRTPLMIACLHGLQETVQSLLANGADPNSRNATDGNTLLHYACMVVGETEGDSLCGKYYRPSNWMAAKLAITKLLVNLGAETLQENEDGWIPAYVASLYRLTDVVDFLISMDDVCWEVKIRANEIMGVSHVALDDQYNFQNAFYPFSKAISFWKQSGLPEPQSGTLKLSECVSKTSLKECRTHQEITSIKESRVALMVHAFLLGERLFPDQLKKMYLYPLMARFGIELMFDKQMYEEGFQILSCALVLEQRGELRLGTLASHLAEKSGSFQGVFTIRSGKRVPVHEFCQGARQLLHSYASTLHEVPINSVLQNKKTIIESFGGILFNETFYCSNIEILKSIFQAVEKSLRVIQGRVLMEAPEKYQEMPSVIFKMMELLGDVCDRKPDSNLLRVKFVMSKILFYDNVLYKDRHGSNILHLLAYCGDASRYIKYLRDLARIIVRHGCPINVLNDDGETP, encoded by the exons ATGGAAGAGTACGTAGATGAAGAAATGTTGAAAGGTTATGCAAAAGATGGCCAAATTGATTCACCAGACAAAGAGGGTAGAACCCCACTGATGATAG CATGCTTGCATGGTCTTCAAGAAACTGTTCAGTCCTTATTAGCAAATGGGGCTGACCCTAACTCCAGGAATGCCACTGATGGTAATACCCTGCTCCATTATGCTTGTATGGTAGTTGGAGAAACAGAAGGGGATTCTTTGTGTGGAAAATATTATCGTCCATCAAACTGGATGGCAGCTAAGCTTGCAATTACCAAGCTGCTTGTTAATCTTGGAGCAGAAACTCTTCAGGAAAATGAGGATGGATGGATCCCTGCATATGTAGCTTCATTGTACCGCCTGACGGACGTTGTTGACTTCCTCATATCGATGGATGATGTATGTTGGGAGGTCAAGATAAGGGCAAATGAAATAATGGGAGTTTCTCATGTTGCTTTGGATGATCAATACAACTTTCAGAATGCATTCTATCCTTTTTCAAAAGCCATATCCTTCTGGAAACAGTCTGGTCTCCCCGAACCACAATCAGGAACCTTAAAACTTTCAGAATGTGTTTCCAAAACCTCCCTGAAAGAATGCCGAACACACCAGGAAATCACATCAATCAAAGAGTCAAGAGTGGCTTTGATGGTGCATGCCTTTCTGCTTGGGGAGAGGCTTTTTCCCGATCAGCTGAAGAAGATGTATCTCTACCCACTCATGGCCAGATTCGGGATTGAGTTGATGTTTGATAAGCAAATGTACGAGGAAGGCTTCCAAATATTGTCTTGTGCCCTTGTGTTGGAGCAGAGAGGTGAATTGAGGTTAGGAACATTAGCCTCACACCTGGCTGAAAAAAGTGGATCATTTCAAGGAGTATTTACTATCAGATCTGGAAAACGAGTGCCAGTACATGAATTCTGTCAGGGTGCAAGGCAGCTGTTGCATTCCTATGCATCCACTCTGCATGAGGTTCCAATAAACTCAGTACTACAGAATAAGAAAACAATCATTGAAAGCTTCGGTGGAATACTTTTCAACGAAACATTCTATTGCTCAAATATTGAAATCTTGAAGTCCATATTTCAGGCTGTAGAAAAGTCACTGAGGGTCATCCAGGGTAGAGTTCTGATGGAAGCTCCAGAGAAGTATCAAGAGATGCCTTCAGTAATCTTCAAAATGATGGAACTCTTGGGTGATGTCTGTGACAGAAAACCTGATTCAAATCTACTTAGAGTAAAGTTTGTAATGTCAAAGATCCTGTTTTATGATAATGTTTTATATAAGGACAGACATGGATCCAACATTCTCCACCTATTAGCATACTGTGGCGATGCAAGTAGGTACATCAAGTACCTTAGGGATCTTGCCAGGATCATTGTACGTCATGGATGTCCAATAAATGTTctgaatgatgatggtgaaaccCCTTGA